One Brevinematia bacterium genomic window, TGAGAGAAAGGGAGCTCATAGACTTGCGAAAAAGACTCAATAGTTCATCACAACTATTCCTCTAACTTCTTTAGATATATCTCTGAAGATCATAAAGTTTCTAAACCCTTTCAGATAAAAGAACTTTTTGACTTTTTCTGCTTGGGCTTCATCCCCCACTTCTAGAATAATTTTACCGTTCTTTCTAAGAAATTCTTTTGCCCTGTCAGCAATCCTTATATAGAAATCTAGTCCTAGGATTCCACCATATAGAGCTATCGTTGGTTCTTTTTTCACGTCGCTAGGTAGATATTTATAGTCTTTGCTTGATATGTAGGGAGGATTAGAAATTATGAGGTCAAACTTTCCCCATCCAATGCGTTCCCATATATTCTCAAACACATCAGATTTTATAATCTCCACTCCCTGGACTTCTCCAAGGATGTTTTTCACGTTTTCTAGGCAGGTCTCAATTGCAATATCAGATATGTCGCTCATTACTACATAGGCACCTGGAAAGATTTTTTTCAGGGTTATTCCTATTATTCCAGTGCCTGTGCCTATATCAAGAATATACTCTGGAGATCTACACATATTCTTTGCTACATCTATCAATGATTCGGTATCAAATCTAGGGATGAGAACTCCTTCTCTTACTTTAAACTTCAGTCCCCAGAAATATTTATACCCAATAAGATACTCAAGAGGTTCAAATTTGCTTCTTCTTTCAACAAGGCTC contains:
- the prmC gene encoding peptide chain release factor N(5)-glutamine methyltransferase; the protein is MKIIEVFKESLKLLSSSGLPTPKTDAEIIVSHVLNINRVDIYLLRDTEVSEEKQKEILSLVERRSKFEPLEYLIGYKYFWGLKFKVREGVLIPRFDTESLIDVAKNMCRSPEYILDIGTGTGIIGITLKKIFPGAYVVMSDISDIAIETCLENVKNILGEVQGVEIIKSDVFENIWERIGWGKFDLIISNPPYISSKDYKYLPSDVKKEPTIALYGGILGLDFYIRIADRAKEFLRKNGKIILEVGDEAQAEKVKKFFYLKGFRNFMIFRDISKEVRGIVVMNY